In the genome of Carnobacterium viridans, one region contains:
- the sufU gene encoding Fe-S cluster assembly sulfur transfer protein SufU, producing the protein MALTKLDQLYRQVILDHSSHPHHHGKLEQSTTQIELLNPTCGDVMQLQLVVEDQWIKDIRFDGSGCTISQASASMMTDAVIGKTVSEALALADQFSLLVQGKDVPKLEELGDAALLNGVAKFPARIKCATLSWKALEKALSGKEPDEEKARSVE; encoded by the coding sequence ATGGCCTTAACTAAATTGGATCAATTGTACCGCCAAGTCATCTTAGATCATTCCAGCCACCCGCATCACCATGGGAAATTAGAGCAGTCAACGACTCAAATCGAGTTGCTCAATCCAACGTGTGGAGACGTGATGCAGCTGCAACTGGTCGTCGAAGACCAATGGATCAAAGATATTCGTTTTGATGGAAGCGGTTGTACCATCAGCCAAGCCAGTGCCAGTATGATGACCGATGCCGTGATAGGCAAAACCGTTTCTGAAGCATTAGCATTAGCAGATCAATTCTCTCTGCTCGTGCAAGGCAAAGACGTTCCAAAACTGGAAGAGCTAGGGGATGCGGCATTATTGAATGGCGTCGCAAAATTCCCTGCCCGCATCAAATGTGCCACATTGTCATGGAAAGCACTGGAAAAAGCATTGAGTGGAAAAGAGCCTGATGAAGAAAAAGCAAGGAGTGTAGAATAA
- a CDS encoding cysteine desulfurase: protein MSFSAEQVKNDFPILTQIVNDEPLVYLDNAATTQKPTAVIDALETYYREANANVHRGVHTLAERATTQYEAAREKVQHFIHANESAEVLFTRGTTTSLNWVAKSYGEANVKLGDEILISGMEHHSNLIPWQQLAKKTGAALKYIELTEEGLLDMESFRAQLSDKTKIVALAHVSNVLGVVNPIQEIARLTHGREAVLVVDGAQAVPNMPVDVQALNADFYAFSGHKMMGPTGIGVLYGKRHLLEQMEPIEFGGEMIAMVDEQDSTWKELPWKFEAGTPHIAGAIGLGAAIDYLATIGLSAIQEHEKALMAYLWPKLTKIPGLTIYGPKDTAKRTGIVTFNLDGLHPHDVATAMDMEGVAIRAGHHCAQPLMRRLSADSTARASFYLYNTTADVDKFIEALLATKEFFAHGLN, encoded by the coding sequence ATGAGTTTTTCAGCCGAACAAGTGAAAAACGATTTTCCGATTCTTACGCAAATTGTCAACGACGAACCGCTAGTCTATTTAGATAATGCGGCAACCACTCAAAAACCCACAGCTGTAATAGATGCTCTAGAAACTTATTACCGTGAAGCCAATGCCAACGTCCACCGCGGTGTGCATACGTTGGCGGAGCGGGCAACAACGCAATACGAAGCAGCGCGTGAAAAAGTCCAACACTTTATCCACGCCAATGAATCGGCTGAAGTGTTGTTTACTCGCGGCACTACGACCAGTTTGAACTGGGTAGCCAAAAGCTACGGTGAAGCGAACGTAAAGTTAGGAGACGAAATCCTGATTTCAGGGATGGAGCATCACTCGAACTTGATCCCTTGGCAGCAATTAGCCAAGAAAACGGGAGCTGCATTAAAGTATATTGAATTAACAGAAGAAGGCTTATTGGACATGGAGAGTTTCCGTGCTCAATTAAGCGACAAGACCAAAATCGTCGCATTGGCGCATGTCTCCAATGTCCTTGGAGTCGTTAACCCGATTCAAGAGATCGCACGACTAACGCATGGAAGAGAAGCCGTATTGGTGGTCGATGGAGCACAAGCTGTGCCAAATATGCCGGTGGATGTCCAAGCGTTGAACGCAGATTTTTATGCTTTCAGCGGGCACAAAATGATGGGGCCGACTGGGATCGGTGTGTTGTATGGAAAACGTCACTTATTGGAACAAATGGAACCCATTGAATTTGGCGGAGAAATGATCGCCATGGTGGATGAACAAGACAGTACGTGGAAAGAATTGCCTTGGAAGTTTGAAGCAGGGACCCCACATATTGCAGGAGCCATCGGACTTGGTGCAGCTATCGATTATTTAGCAACGATTGGACTGTCAGCGATTCAAGAACACGAAAAAGCATTGATGGCTTATCTATGGCCGAAATTAACAAAAATCCCAGGATTAACGATATATGGGCCAAAAGATACAGCCAAACGAACCGGTATAGTGACATTCAACTTGGATGGACTTCATCCACATGACGTGGCAACAGCCATGGATATGGAAGGGGTAGCGATTCGAGCTGGCCATCATTGTGCACAACCCTTGATGCGCAGATTATCAGCCGATTCAACCGCTCGAGCGAGTTTTTATCTGTACAATACGACAGCAGATGTGGATAAATTTATCGAAGCATTGCTGGCAACAAAGGAGTTTTTTGCTCATGGCCTTAACTAA
- a CDS encoding ATP-dependent nuclease, which produces MFKENHSSINENGNEITNSTNVLYYKKVYQKNTDRKIYIKNHPSKLNEPFLDINTINEFIKLGFPEELIEQDNTIEPKINLPKDRDKKFSKADKNKFLEKYESDFDFFDYDKDSNEEWKENPGGFSSNVLSKLPKVIMIPVNDGLDNFSSGTGAMQSILKDLFNVVRSKSLNYIEADKHLKLLAAELDPQDESSDFGLMMKDLNGIIDGVFSGIGLNAYASLSDPQASIKPTFNVNMTSNVTTPIANQGTGVVRSAVFALLRYRAQVTHSESPLIICFEEPEIYLHPNAANQMRETIYSLSSIENNQIVCTTHSPYMIDLSKKPNQILNYISLEKKDIYISDELVKTKVTQNKPFNIMKGFKDLVERDKDYIKLILKMDDYLSRVFFSQRVLIVEGDTEEVVLRHTISLMPKELRDKVLNNWQIIRARGKPVIISLIKYLKALGIEPSVMHDKDSETPGAMIMNKPIKNALGNDKYLTTLENCIEDILGYTPPNSEKPYKAYKYVTENWKVWEDVTETWKEIVNNIFNEVNEDCKQSSVEAETETEKVKLITNS; this is translated from the coding sequence ATTTTCAAGGAAAATCATTCTAGTATAAATGAAAATGGTAATGAAATTACAAACTCAACTAATGTATTATACTATAAAAAGGTTTATCAAAAAAATACAGATAGGAAAATATACATAAAGAATCATCCTTCAAAATTAAATGAGCCTTTTTTAGATATCAATACAATAAATGAATTTATTAAATTGGGATTTCCAGAAGAATTAATAGAGCAAGATAATACTATAGAACCTAAGATAAATTTGCCTAAAGATAGAGATAAAAAATTTTCAAAAGCAGATAAAAACAAATTCTTAGAAAAATATGAATCTGATTTTGATTTCTTTGATTATGATAAAGATAGCAATGAAGAATGGAAGGAGAATCCAGGTGGTTTTTCTTCAAACGTTCTATCTAAACTGCCTAAAGTAATAATGATTCCAGTAAACGATGGTCTAGATAATTTTAGTAGTGGAACCGGAGCCATGCAATCTATATTAAAAGATTTGTTTAATGTTGTTCGCTCAAAGTCTTTAAATTATATAGAAGCAGATAAACATTTAAAATTGCTGGCTGCAGAATTAGATCCACAGGATGAATCATCTGATTTTGGATTAATGATGAAAGATCTAAATGGAATCATTGATGGCGTATTCTCCGGGATAGGTTTAAATGCTTATGCAAGTTTATCAGACCCTCAAGCATCGATAAAACCTACTTTCAATGTTAACATGACAAGTAATGTCACTACACCAATCGCGAATCAAGGTACTGGTGTAGTTAGGTCAGCTGTCTTTGCATTATTACGTTATCGAGCTCAAGTGACTCATTCAGAAAGTCCATTGATAATATGTTTTGAAGAGCCAGAGATATATTTGCATCCAAATGCAGCTAATCAAATGAGAGAGACTATATATTCATTATCTTCTATAGAGAATAATCAGATTGTTTGTACAACACATTCACCATATATGATAGATTTAAGTAAGAAACCTAACCAAATTTTAAATTATATTAGTTTAGAAAAGAAAGATATATATATATCAGATGAATTAGTAAAAACAAAAGTAACCCAAAATAAACCATTTAACATAATGAAAGGTTTTAAGGATTTAGTAGAACGGGACAAAGATTACATAAAACTTATTCTTAAAATGGATGATTATCTTTCAAGAGTATTTTTTTCACAAAGAGTACTAATTGTAGAGGGCGATACTGAGGAAGTGGTATTAAGACACACTATTTCCTTAATGCCTAAGGAGTTAAGAGACAAAGTTTTAAATAATTGGCAGATTATAAGAGCAAGAGGCAAGCCTGTGATTATTTCGTTAATAAAGTATTTAAAAGCTCTAGGAATAGAACCTTCTGTAATGCATGATAAAGATAGCGAGACCCCAGGTGCTATGATTATGAATAAACCCATAAAAAATGCATTAGGAAACGATAAATATTTAACTACACTTGAAAATTGTATAGAAGATATTTTGGGATATACTCCTCCAAATTCAGAGAAACCTTACAAAGCATATAAATATGTTACAGAAAACTGGAAAGTTTGGGAAGATGTCACTGAGACTTGGAAGGAAATTGTTAATAATATTTTTAATGAGGTCAATGAAGATTGCAAGCAAAGTTCTGTAGAAGCAGAAACAGAAACAGAAAAAGTTAAATTAATTACTAATAGTTAA
- the sufB gene encoding Fe-S cluster assembly protein SufB: MGEVPERENYQFGFHDDVKSVYTTGKGHSEATVREISKRKQEPDWMLDYRLRAYDHFNKRPMPEWGADLSEIDFDNITYYKTVSNQPERSWEDVPDKIKETFERIGIPEAERKYLAGAGAQYESEVVYHNMKEEFEKMGIVFTDTDTALKEYPEIFKEHFGTVVPATDNKLAALNSAVWSGGTFIYVPKGVRCDVPLQMYFRINDEAMGQFERTLIVVDEGASVHYVEGCTAPTFSSSSLHAAIVEIVVKKDAYCRYTTIQNWSNNVYNLVTKRAVAEEGATMEWIDGNLGAKTTMKYPSIHLNGRGARGTMLSIAMAGAEQNQDTGAKMIHNAPNTSSSIVSKSIAKDGGEVNYRGQVTFGKNSGGSISHIECDTIIMDDLSKSDTIPFNEIHNGNVSLEHEAKVSKISEEQLYYLMSRGLTEQEATEMIVMGFVEPFSKELPMEYAVELNRLIAYEMEGSVG, encoded by the coding sequence ATGGGAGAAGTACCAGAACGCGAGAATTACCAATTCGGCTTTCATGATGACGTGAAATCTGTTTATACAACAGGTAAAGGACATTCTGAAGCAACCGTTCGAGAAATTTCAAAACGCAAACAAGAACCAGACTGGATGTTGGATTACCGTTTGAGAGCCTACGATCATTTCAATAAACGACCGATGCCTGAATGGGGAGCGGATCTATCAGAAATCGACTTTGATAATATCACTTATTACAAAACCGTCAGCAATCAACCGGAGCGCAGTTGGGAAGACGTGCCGGATAAAATCAAAGAAACCTTTGAACGTATTGGGATTCCAGAAGCCGAACGCAAATATTTAGCGGGCGCCGGAGCACAATACGAATCTGAAGTGGTTTACCACAACATGAAAGAAGAATTTGAAAAAATGGGGATCGTTTTCACCGATACCGATACAGCTCTAAAAGAATACCCAGAAATCTTCAAAGAACATTTTGGAACAGTCGTACCAGCAACCGACAATAAATTAGCAGCTTTAAATTCAGCAGTCTGGTCTGGTGGAACGTTTATTTATGTTCCAAAAGGCGTGCGCTGTGACGTGCCATTGCAAATGTACTTTCGCATCAACGATGAAGCAATGGGCCAATTCGAACGGACGTTGATTGTGGTGGATGAAGGCGCGAGTGTGCATTACGTCGAAGGCTGTACCGCACCAACTTTTTCATCCAGTAGTCTGCATGCCGCCATCGTTGAGATAGTGGTCAAAAAAGACGCTTACTGCCGTTACACAACGATCCAAAACTGGTCCAACAATGTCTACAACTTAGTAACCAAACGTGCTGTAGCCGAAGAAGGAGCCACTATGGAATGGATTGACGGCAACCTTGGAGCCAAAACCACGATGAAATACCCAAGTATCCATTTAAATGGACGCGGAGCTAGAGGAACCATGCTGTCGATTGCGATGGCAGGAGCCGAGCAAAACCAAGATACCGGCGCAAAAATGATCCATAACGCACCAAACACCTCAAGTTCAATTGTCTCAAAATCAATCGCTAAAGACGGTGGAGAAGTCAATTACCGCGGACAAGTGACGTTTGGCAAAAACTCAGGCGGATCCATCTCACATATTGAATGTGACACGATTATCATGGATGACTTATCCAAGTCCGATACCATTCCATTCAACGAGATCCACAATGGAAATGTCTCACTCGAACACGAAGCTAAAGTTTCTAAAATTTCAGAAGAACAACTCTATTACTTGATGAGCCGCGGATTGACCGAACAAGAAGCTACCGAAATGATTGTTATGGGATTTGTTGAACCTTTTTCAAAAGAACTCCCAATGGAATACGCAGTGGAATTGAATCGATTGATTGCATATGAGATGGAAGGTAGTGTGGGGTGA